A DNA window from Lepidochelys kempii isolate rLepKem1 chromosome 9, rLepKem1.hap2, whole genome shotgun sequence contains the following coding sequences:
- the TM4SF4 gene encoding transmembrane 4 L6 family member 4: MCSGGCAKCLGITLIPLAVLCTLANILLFFPGGEVTSSNEHITDEVWYFGGILGSGVLMIFPSLVFLGLKNNDCCGCCGNESCGKRFAMFTSIIFAAVGLLGAGYCFIVSAVALNRGPKCNSYNNWTYPFENGNYLGNTTIWTFCTSPENIVPWNLTLFSLLLIMSGIQIVLCAIQVVNGLIGTICGDCSCCGCCGGNGAI; this comes from the exons atGTGTTCCGGTGGTTGTGCCAAGTGCCTGGGAATCACCCTCATTCCTCTGGCTGTGCTATGTACTCTAGCTAACATCTTGCTATTTTTCCCTGGAGGAGAAGTCACCAGCAGTAATGAACACATCACAGACGAAGTCTGGTACTTTGGAGGGATCTTGGGATCTGGTGTACTG ATGATCTTTCCTTCCTTGGTATTTTTGGGCCTTAAGAATAATGATTGTTGTGGATGCTGTGGTAATGAAAGCTGTGGAAAGAGATTTGCG ATGTTTACTTCTATAATATTTGCGGCTGTTGGACTTCTGGGAGCCGGATACTGCTTTATTGTGTCAGCAGTTGCTCTAAATAGAGGCCCTAAGTGTAACAGTTACAATAATTGGACCTATCCATTTGAGAATGG gAATTATCTAGGCAACACGACCATTTGGACCTTCTGCACATCACCTGAAAACATAGTTCCCTGGAATTTGACCCTCTTCTCCTTGCTGCTGATAATGAGTGGAATTCAAATAGTGCTTTGTGCCATTCAGGTTGTCAATGGACTCATTGGAACAATCTGTGGGGACTGCAGCTGTTGTGGATGCTGTGGG